A part of Bacillus rossius redtenbacheri isolate Brsri chromosome 1, Brsri_v3, whole genome shotgun sequence genomic DNA contains:
- the LOC134528449 gene encoding atypical kinase COQ8B, mitochondrial, translated as MSGEQQRGGDAAGVLRGLQSVLAALARMQQERHRQLWHNCSARTLLEDAASQLRSRVEHGFPQDRLVKNVRETLERASMVVEGVKQYVKYSAGQPPESKASPEQQFMRATGVDPRAGLGEAAEDGVVSSVSGAGRSPPSNNKATPEQQFTRATGIDLSVSSRDVGSAPGARRGPSPSGTATAAQSAAPPANGTDSRSQSGAAHQLQAAAQGLSTSSQHTANSVGPEVRFRPKQKQTLSSLAKARSVPASRVGRFMSFGGLAAGLGAGALAEMARRSLGGKRAQPSVSDTLDTAFLSEANAERIVNTLCKVRGAALKLGQLLSIQDNTIISPGLQRAFERVRQSADFMPVWQVEKVLSAELGADWRRKLAHFEMKPFAAASIGQVHHVTLLSGREAAMKIQYPGVARGITSDIDNLVGILKVWRVFPDALFIDNIVAVAQRELAWEVDYERELQCTKRFKELLRDYPQYYVPDVIEELSTRQVFTSELIDGMPVDQCAGLDAAARHRVARLVMELCLKELFQFLYMQTDPNWSNFFYNPDTDQLLLLDFGASREYSREFMDQYIEVIRAAADGDRDKVLRLSKDIGFLTGYESKVMNEAHVDTVMVLGEVFRDTRGFDFGAQSTTRQVQRLVPTMLQHRLCPPPEEIYSLHRKLSGVFLLCAKLRVRMECRSLFEDAYARYHAAGR; from the exons ATGTCGGGGGAGCAGCAGCGCGGCGGCGACGCGGCGGGCGTGCTGCGCGGCCTGCAGAGCGTGCTGGCAGCCCTGGCGCGCATGCAGCAGGAGCGACACAGGCAGCTGTGGCACAACTGCAGTGCCAGGACGCTGCTGGAGGACGCAGCCTCGCAGCTCAGGAGCAGGGTGGAGCACGGCTTCCCCCAG GACAGACTGGTGAAGAACGTGAGGGAGACCTTGGAGAGGGCGTCCATGGTGGTCGAGGGCGTGAAGCAGTACGTCAAGTATTCCGCAG GTCAGCCGCCAGAGAGCAAGGCATCGCCGGAGCAGCAGTTCATGAGGGCCACGGGCGTCGACCCGAGAGCGGGCCTCGGGGAAGCCGCGGAAGACGGAGTGGTCAGCAGCGTGTCGGGGGCAGGGCGCAGTCCCCCGTCGAACAACAAGGCAACGCCGGAGCAGCAGTTCACGAGGGCCACGGGGATCGACTTGAGCGTGAGCTCCAGAGACGTCGGCAGCGCACCGGGAGCGAGGCGTGGTCCCTCCCCGTCGGGCACGGCCACTGCCGCGCAGTCTGCGGCCCCGCCCGCCAACGGCACGGACTCGAGGTCTCAGAGCGGAGCCGCCCACCAACTGCAGGCCGCTGCGCAAGGGTTGTCCACATCCTCGCAGCACACCGCCAACAGCGTAGGGCCCGAAGTTAGGTTCAGGCCGAAGCAGAAGCAAACA CTGAGCTCGCTGGCGAAGGCCAGGTCCGTGCCTGCGTCGCGGGTCGGGCGCTTCATGTCGTTCGGCGGCCTGGCGGCGGGACTGGGCGCGGGCGCGCTGGCCGAGATGGCGCGCAGGTCGCTGGGCGGGAAGCGTGCCCAGCCCTCCGTCAGCGACACGCTCGACACCGCCTTTCTGTCGGAGGCCAACGCCGAGAGAATAGTCAACACGCTCTGCAAGGTCAGAG GGGCCGCGCTGAAGCTGGGCCAGCTGCTCAGCATCCAGGACAACACCATCATCAGCCCCGGGCTGCAGAGGGCCTTCGAGAGGGTGCGCCAGTCCGCGGACTTCATGCCCGTGTGGCAGGTCGAG AAGGTGCTGTCGGCGGAGCTGGGCGCGGACTGGCGCCGGAAGCTGGCGCACTTCGAGATGAAGCCCTTCGCCGCGGCGTCCATCGGCCAGGTGCACCACGTGACGCTGCTGAGCGGGCGCGAGGCCGCCATGAAGATACAGTACCCCGGCGTGGCGCGCGGCATCACCAGCGACATAGACAACCTGGTGGGCATCCTCAAGGTGTGGAGGGTGTTCCCTGACG CGCTGTTCATCGACAACATCGTGGCGGTGGCCCAGCGGGAGCTGGCCTGGGAGGTGGACTACGAGCGCGAGCTGCAGTGCACCAAGAGGTTCAAGGAGCTGCTCCGCGACTACCCGCAGTACTACGTGCCCGACGTCATAG AGGAGCTGAGCACGCGGCAGGTGTTCACGTCGGAGCTGATCGACGGCATGCCGGTGGACCAGTGCGCGGGCCTGGATGCCGCCGCGCGCCACCGCGTCGCCCGCCTCGTGATGGAGCTGTGCCTCAAGGAGCTGTTTCAGTTCCTGTACATGCAGACCGACCCCAACTGGTCCAACTTCTTCTACAACCCGGACACCGACCAG CTGTTGCTGCTGGACTTCGGAGCCTCGCGGGAGTACAGTCGGGAGTTCATGGACCAGTACATCGAGGTCATCAGAGCTGCGGCCGACGGGGACCGCGACAAGGTCCTGCGGCTCTCCAAGGACATCGGCTTCCTCACGGGATACGAGTCCAAG GTGATGAACGAGGCGCATGTGGACACGGTGATGGTGCTGGGGGAGGTGTTTCGCGACACCCGGGGGTTCGACTTCGGGGCCCAGAGCACGACGCGCCAGGTGCAGCGCCTGGTGCCCACCATGCTGCAGCACCGGCTCTGCCCGCCGCCCGAGGAGATATACTCGCTGCACCGCAAGCTGTCGGGCGTGTTCCTGCTGTGCGCCAAGCTGCGCGTCCGCATGGAGTGCCGCTCCCTGTTCGAGGACGCATACGCCCGTTACCACGCGGCCGGCCGCTAG